TAAAGCGTTCCTGCCAGAAACCGAGGCTATTGGCCGGTACAGCATAGCCGATACCTGTAGCCATTCCTGCGCCATTACGGCCTGCCCCTTTCTGTCCGCCCCATGGGAAGAATGTAAGGATGGTTCCCGGTGTACCCTGCTCATCGCCATAATAGAAATGGTAGGTGCCGGGGTCATCGAAATTCACAGTTTTCTTTACCAGGCGTAAGCCAAGCTGCCGGGTATAAAAATCGTAGTTTTCCTGAGCGTCGGAGGCTATTGCCGTAATGTGGTGTAAGCCTAATATCCTGTTTTCCATAACTGTTCTGTTTAGTTTGTTGAGTTTGTTCTGATCCTGCTTATTGCCTGATCACAGAACAAAATTACCATGGCGGGCAGGGGCATTACAATAACCTAGATTAAGAATTTAGGCAGGCGTTGGCATTTGCAGTAATTTCGCTTTATGGCTGTATCACTTACTGAATTGGATGAACTGGAAGCTTTTTTTGCTTCTGTTGAGCTACCTGAAACAATTATGCTCAATGCCGCCACGAAACAGAATGCCGTAAAGGAATCTGTACAGGCAGGTATAGCGCTTATACGCTCAGGCGAAATGGCGCCAAGACTTGAAGAAGCCAAGATGAATATACTGCGCAGTATTAAGACAGCGTTGCTGGCACAGCAACAGCAATAGTATTATTGCGACAGGTATGTGGCAGCCTTACAAAGAAGATAGTTCCCATATTTTCTTCGCTTTTGAGCCACAGGTCGCCGTGGGTATTTAAATGCAGCAATACAGGCTGCTTTAATAAGCAGCGAAGCGGGCATTATTCTTCCTCTCTGAGTCTTTCGTCGGTATAAGTGATCTTTGTTTTGCCGTGTGCGAAAGGGACACCATTATCATCTACACATACGAAGACCATTTTATCGATCGTCAGAATTATTTTTTGTGTGATCTTATTTCTTACCTGGCAGGTAAGAGTAAGGGAAGTACGGCCAAAGCTGGTGGCCTTGATGCCAAGTTCAACGATATCGCCTTGCCGGGCAGAGCTGACAAAATTGATCTCTGACATATACTTGGTAACACAGTTATTGGTGCCAAGCTGTATGATGGCATAAATAGCTGCTTCTTCGTCGATCCAACTAAGAAGGCTGCCGCCGAACAGTGTGCCGTGTGCATTCAGGTTTTCGGGTTTCACCCATTTACGTGTGTAAAAATTCATAGCAGGTATATTGGGAGCTCAATTTAAGAAACTGCAATATAGGGAGCGAATCAGTTCATCCTGTTTTTTTCGCCGGAGTTATTGGGATCAATTTTCCTTTTTGAAAACAGTGTACCGGCGTTAAAGCACCAGGAGAAAGAGAGAGTTGCTGTGCATTAAACGGGTCGGCAAACGAAAGGCGCAAACGTGCTTTGTTTTTAAACAGGCTGCGTGAAAAGCCAACTTCAGTATAAAAGATCTCTGCCATTCCTGCATTTACCGTAGTGTAGGAGAAGTTGTATTCAGCCCAGAGATCGATGTCCATCACTTTCATCCATTGGTAGGAATGGGATGTTCGCAGAGAAACAGAGGCGGATCTGCTGTTCGTTAAGATCGCTGTAATCGTGGTAAAGCAACGGGTTATTTTCTGCGGGCCAGCCTTTGGCAATATTGAAAGGCAGGGACAAAGACAATCCGAACCCGATGTTACGGGGGAAGTTCTTAGCCATATATGGATGAGCGGTTGGAGGACTGTTTTTGTTTTTTACACCAGAACGGGAAGGATAATACGGAAGGTTGTTCCTTCACCGGGCATAGAAAATACTTTAAGATCGCCTCCGTGGTTCATCACTATACGTTTACACATGGCAAGGCCGATACCTGAACCTGGATAGGCGGCGGATGCATGCAGCCTTTTGAAGACCTGAAATACCTGGTCGGCATATTTTTGTTCGAAACCGATGCCATTGTCTTTTACACTGATCTCGTAATAGAACCTGGCTCGTGACAACAGGCCGGAAACGGGGCCAAGGTCTGCTGCTTTTACCAGGCGGGCATATACTTCGATCAGCGGTTTTACTTCGGGGCGAATGAATTTAAGGGCATTGCCCAGCAGGTTATAAAAAAGCTGGTTCATTTGCAGTCGTACCGCTTCTACAACGGGGAGTTCACCAATGATCACTTTTGCTTTTTTATCATCAATCACCAGTTCAAAGTCGTTCGTAACATTCTGAAGTACTTTATTAAGATCAACCTTTTCAACCATTCCACCTGTTTCGAGGAGGCGGGAGAAGTCGAGCAGGTCTTTAATGAGCATGCTCATGCGCTGGGCCGACTGATCTATTTTGGCAACCAGTTTCAGATGCTGCTCTGTAAGGTTGGGCTGCTGGCCAAGCATATCGGAGTAGATGCGGATCTTACGCAATGGTTCCTGAAGATCGTGAGAGGCAACATAGGCATATTGTTCCAGCTCCTGGTTAGAGCGAAGCAGGTTTTCATTTGCTTCCTGTAATTCTTCGTTCATAGCGGAGAACTCTTCATTCAATGCGGCGAGTTCTTCGTTAGAGGCTGTCAATTCTTCATTGGAGGCGGCAAGTTCTTCGGTGCGCTCGGCCACTTCGGCCTCCAGCGCTACTTCAAGTTCACGTTGCAGGGTTATATCCTGTGTTGTACCAACAAGCAGGTACGCCTTATTGTCGCTGTTAAAGAAGGCCTGACCGCGGGAATGCATCACCAGCAGTTTACCTGTTCTTGTATTTACGATATGATAGTCCACATCGAGCACACCATTTCCGTTTGGGTTGAGCGCCAGTTGAGTTGCCTGCTCTACCTTCTCCCTGTCGGGGATGGTGGCCATTGCCTGTTCGAGGGTAATAGTCTCGGACGGGTCGTATCCCATCCAGGTTTTCATTCTATCGGAGGGGTTGAAGATATTTTCCAGCGGGCGCAGTTCCCATGTTGCCAGGTTGGCAATATTCACCGCGCTTTCGAGTGTACGTTGCGTTTCCAGAATCCTGTTGCGGTTAAGAACCTGCTCCGTAATATCAACGGCCATATTGAGGATGGCATATACTTCTCCTGATGCGTTAAACAGCGGCTTGTAGGTTACATTAAAGTAGAAAATCTGCGGCTTGCCGTCGACGATCAGCTCTGCACGGGTTTCGTTGGAGTGATAGGCCAGTCCTGAAGAAAACTGCGCCATCAGGATCTTCAGGGATTCATTTCGCTGCAATTCGCCTGTTATAGACGATAACGGTGAGCCAAGGATGGCCCTGTCCTTATTCCAAAGACGGAGCATTTGTTCATTGGCCACTTCAATGATCAGTTCCTTACCCACATAAAGGGCAGTGGCAATAGGGGCTTCTTCAATGAGAGAGCGGAAGCGGCGTTCCGATCTTTCCAGTTCAGCCTTTGCAGCCAGTTGTGCCCGCAAGTCTTTTGCAACACAGGCAAAGGCTATAGGGCGGCCGTTCATAGGACTATCGAGGCGGAATGCGTCGACCCCAAAAGGAATCAACTCGCCGGTAATACGGTTACGCAGCCATTGCTGGCCCTGCCATTTACCATTGGAGAGCAGAGAGGGCAGTACTTCGTTTGTAAACAAAGGCAGGTATTCCTGGTCGAACAGGCTAACGAACCTTTTGGTTCTTGCGTCTTCCGCGCTATCGAAGCCCAGTAATTCCAGTCCTGCTTTATTGATATACGTAAAAACAGTATCGAGATCTGTTACGACGATGAGGTCGCTGCTATGTTCTACCAGGGAAAGCAGTTTCTGCTGTTCTTTTCTGGCGGCAACTTCGTGACTGATGTCCTGGGCGATGCCCGAAAAGGTAATTGCGCGGCCGCTGAGGTCATAGAAATATTTCCCTTTGGTTTTAATCCAGTGAACAGAGTTGTCTTTCCAGACGAAGCGTGCTTCGTAGCTGACGATGCCCGTTTGTTCGGCGCGTTGGTAGGCGGCATCCCGGACAGGGATATCACCGGGGTGGATATGCCTGATAAAGATATCCCTGGTTGCTTTAGGGTCGGCATCGCCTGTAAGAAGGTAAGCAAGCGAAGGAGAAAAGCGAAAGGCGTTTGTGGTAAGGTCTATAGAAAATGAACCCGTATCGGCCCCATCGAGCGCAAGCGCTGCCAGGCTTTCGGCGACATACATTTCTTCTCCCACTTTCATTTCGGCGCTTGCATCCGAAACAATACCGGAAAAGCGGAGTGGCCTGCCGTCATCGTCCTGAAAAGACCGTCCCTGGATGCGCAGCCATCGTTTCCCTCCTGTGGTTCTAAATTTTATATCTACGGCGTAGTCGGCTTTACGCATCAGTGCCTTATTAAAGGCATCTATAAGGCGTTGCTGATCGTGTGCGTATATTTTATCGAGCAACACATTATTTGTAACAGGTTCGTCGGGGGTAAATCCGATGAGCTTCCTGCTTAAGTCATCTATCGTTATTTTATCTTCCTGCAAATACACATCCCAGGTTCCGATACCTGCGGCAGTTAATGCAAATTGAACGGTGTCAACCTGTTGTTTTGGGTTAAATGCATTCATCGTTCTTATACACTCGAATTAGGCACTAATTTACTGTAATAATCAGCAAATACCAGTGGGGTATTAATTCCACGCAGCAGGAAGCATAAAGGAGACGATTGTTATAGTCGCCGGGGGCAGGCGGCAGACAAGTGCGATGCAAGTGCGATACAAGTGCGATGTATGTGCGATGCAAGTGCGGTCATGGTATACTTATGGAAGCTTTAAGGCAGGTCTGCGCTTTGCCTTAAGTCAGCTTTTAGAACAATTGCGCTGCCAGGCAGGATTAGTTAAAGCAGACGGGGCCGGCCATTTGTTTTGGCCAGCCCCGTCATCAACCGTAAAAGGTTGTTTATGTGGTGGTTGTTATTGAACAGGGATGGTTACAGTGGCAGGCTGAAGTCCTTTGCCTTTTACCTGTAACTGCAGGTTACCCGGTTTTCCGGCAGATTGAACGGTTACTACCAGCTTGCCGCTGAATACTTTCATGCGGGGGAGCTGGAAAGGTTCCAGGCTGGTGGCGTTGCCGTTGGCAACTACCTTGAAAGCACCTGCTCCTTTCACCTGGAATTCGAGCTGGTTATCGGCATGAGGGCAAAGATTACCGTCTTTATCAACGATGCTGGCTGTAACATATGCGAGGTCTTTGCCATCGGCTGTTATTTGTTTTCTATCGGACTGAAGTACGATATGATGCGGAACGCCGGCGGTTTTTATGCTTTGTTCAGCCATTGCTTTACCAGCTGCATCGTAGGCTACTACTTTAATTTCTCCGGGCTCATATTTCACGTCGTTCCACATCAGGCGGTAACGCGTTTGGTTGTTGGTTTTATTCCTGGACTGGCGGCCCATACTTTTACCATTCACAAATAGTTCGGCAGAAGGATAGCTTGTATAACAAAATACCGGAGTTACCTGTCCTTCTCTGCCGGGCCATGTCCAATGCGGCAGGAGATGTAACGTTGCAACATTGGTATTCCATTTACTGCGATAGAGATAATACCTGTCTTTAGGTAAACCAGCCAGATCGAAGATGCCGAAGTAAGAGCTATGTGAAGGCCATTTAGCATCGTAGGGAGTAGGTTCGCCCAGATAATCGAAGCCGGTCCATACAAACTCCCCGATCACATAGTCGAGATCGTCTTGCTGAACGAATTCATCATCGGGCACCTGAGACCAGGAGCAGGCTTCAAGATCGTAAGAGGAAGATTGGTTATCGTTGTAGGTTTTATTCTTATAAAATGCAACCGGGAATTTATATACGCCGCGTGAGCTTACTGTAGAAGCGGTTTCCGTACCCAGGATAAATCCTTGTGGCAAAGCGGCCTGTGCTTCGGGATAGCGGTGTGGTTTATAATTAAAGCCGGGGATATCGAGTACAGCAGCAAATCCTTTTTTCACTGCATCATCGAAACGGTCCATGCCTACTGTAACAGGGCGGGTAGGATCTTCTTTGTGGCAGAGATCCTGCAGGCGTTTGGCTATATCCTTACCATTGACCGTACTTTGGTCCGGCACTTCATTACCAATACTCCACATGATATTGGAAGGGTTATTACGGAAATGATGTAACATGTTAAGCAGGTCTTTTTCCACCCATTCATCGAAGTATTTGTTATACCCGTTTTTCATTTTGGGCGCCTTCCATTCGTCGAAGGATTCAACCATCAACATCATACCCATTTCGTCGCAAAGCTGCACGAGCTCCGGCGCCGGCATGTTATGAGAGGTTCTGATAGCATCGCAGCCCATCTCTTTCAACAGGGAGATCTGGCGGCGTAAGGCCGCTACGTTTATAGCAGCGCCAAGCGGACCAAGGTCGTGATGGTTACATACTCCTTTGAATTTACGTTGCTTTCCGTTCAGGAGAAACCCTTCACCGGCGTTGTATTCAATAGAACGGATGCCGAAGGTTGTTGTGTATTCGTCCTTCAGCGTACTACCCTGATAAACTTTGGTTACCGCTTTATAGAGTGCGGGTGATTCCGGCGACCAAAGTGCAGGCTTTTGAATAGTGAACTCCTGTGCTACAGGATCTTCAACACTTTTAACAGGGGTGTTGACAAAAGCCACCTGCTGTCCTGCGCCATTCACTATTATTGTTTGCAGGTGCAGGTCTTGTATGGATCCCGCGCCGGCAATTGTCGTTTTTAGTGAAACAGAGGCCTTTTCTTCGTTTACATCAGGCGTAGTGATATAAGTACCCCATACGGGTATGTGCACATTGTTGGTTACAATGAGGTGTACGTTGCGATAAAGACCAGCGCCGGGATACCAGCGTGATGATTGTTCAAAGTTCTGCAAACGCACCGCCAGCGTATTCTTACCTGAAGGATTGAGGAAAGGGGTTACATCGAAAAAGAAAGAATTGTAGCCATAGGCCCAGTTACCTGCTTTTTTGCCATTGACATATACTTCGGCGTTGCTCATAGCACCATCGAAAAGGAGTGCTACTTTTTTTCCTGCTTTAAAGCCCGGCACTTCAAAAGACAGGCGATACCAGCCGATGCCTATAAATGGCAAGCCGCCGGTTCTGCCGGCTTTCAGCGAAGCTTCCTGTTCGCCGTTCTGAACAATCTTTACGTTTTGGAGATCGTTGTTTCCATCGAACGGGCCAGTGATAGCCCAGTCATGGGGTACGGATACTTTTTGCCATTTGGCGTCATTAAAGCCGGGTTGCCATGCATTGAGCTGTTCGCCTTTAGAAAATTTCCAGTTCTTTTCGAGCAGGTATTCCTGTCGTTCCTGTGCAACACTATGCAGGCAGGCGGCGAGCAGCGCTACGAGCAATGATCTTTTAACTATTCTCATATCCTCATTTTACTTTTTTAGCCAAAGGGATTCGATTTCTATAGTGTAAGGCGATGATGTGGTTTTATTATCAGCCCCGGTGTAATTGGATACTTCTACCCTATCGAGCGACTGCAGGCTCAACTGCTGCGCCATGCCGCCGGCCTCTGCGTTAGCAGCCTGAAACCACCAGGGCATAAAGCCGGGGTAAGGCCTTGGCAGCAGTAATGCGGGGGCTGGTTGAAAGCTGCTGAGCGGCAGCTCTATATCGCTAAAGGATGCAGCTAGTTTTGCATGTGCTGCAAATGAAACTGCATCGGATGAAATAAGTCCTACTCTTGCTACAGCCGATTGTGCACCTACCACCCTTGCCCTGATAACTACTTTGGAGAAGTTGTTATGCTGTGAAAGCCTGGCTTTGATATCGGCTGCAACAACCCTGCTTACAGCGGAAACAGAATCGGCACCGGTTCCATTTCCTTTCAGGCATACTGCCAGTGCTGCCGGTGTAGCGCCACTTGTAAACGAAAGTCCGGGCCAGGAAGGCACCAGGAAGAGGTCGTTATCTGAAGCAACATCGATCAAAGATAAGGTAGCTCCGGGCGCAGCAATGTTTGTATGATAGTATTCGTTGTTCAGGTTATCCCACGCATAAGGATCGCCTTTATAATTGCCGGGAAATACAATGAAGTTCGTATCATGATGCACGACAATTCTATAGTCGAGGCGGCCTGGTTGCAGTAAGCTGTCGGGCAGGGTTACCGTATAGATGCCATTGCCCTGATCCTGAAACCGGATATTAAACCAGGGACCACCTTTGCAGGCGCCTTCGATATAAATGGATGGCAGATGGTGCAATCCGGATGTTGGGATGGATGTTATAGTTGCCTGAAGCAGCAATGGCTGACCAGCCGGGGCTTCACGAAACGGTGTATGATTTACAAATACCGAATTACTGAACGGCTGGGGGGCGGCAAACTCTCCGAGTTTAACGGCACCGGCAACTGTTGTATTCTTATCACCGTTAAAGGTTTTGCCGTTTGCAGTAAGAATGTAAGTTCCGGGTGTTAGTGCAACCGTGTGTTGCAAGACCGTTGGGTGAGTGCTGCTTTCCCTGCTGGCAGCACTCACAGAAAAACCCTCTCCCAAATCCGGCAGCAGAACAGAGACCTGCTGCGTGTTCCATTCCATTCTCCTCAATTCTGTACTGGGCGAAGATTTTCCAAACGGGTCTCTTAACGCTATCACATCCGGCATCAGTTCCAGTCGCCATACGCCTTCGCTGATCTTATCGAGGAAGTAGGCTCCGGTTCCCTTATACTTCACTACGGGAGAACTGCCAGTGCCGGCAACGTGTTGCAATGTGGGCAGGTTCAGCGGTTGTGTAGCCGTATTGCCGGTATAGTAAAACTCATTTATTGTATTCCATTCGCTCAGCTGCTGATGATAGCTGATACGTGTGGCTCCGAACAAAGTGTCTGCGGGGTAGGCTCCATAACTTTTATACAAGGGAAGTGTATGGAATGCCTTGCCTGCTATGAGCAGGCTGATTGCTTTTGCCGGAGTATAGGCGAGGTTCAGGTAATGTGTCTGGTACTCGGTATTACAATAAGCCGTGTACATAGGATCGTAAGCAAACTGGGTAGCCCATTGGAAGCCGGCGGTACGGAAGCTCCGGGCCATTGCAGGATACATGATGGGCTGCATTACATCGGCGGCATCGAATTCATAGATCATCCTTGCCTTATTTTTAAAAGCAGGAATGGTATCATATGGAATCGCATAGTTGTCGACATTGGGCAGTACATTATTCTGCAGGGCATGGTTTGCCAGCAGCCCCGTTGGGTACCACTGGAAGCTAACGCCATCGATATTGGCAGCCGCTATAGCAGCAGCATAATAGGGAGATTCGCTGATGTTATAGAATACAGGTTTTTTCCAGCCTGCACTTCTGATAGCAGCTGCAAGCCTGTTTACATAACTGGTAGCTCCTGCAAGCGGGCCGCTATGATTAGGCTCGTTGTTTATTTCTGTAGCAATAACATCGGGGTCATTAGTATAAGAGAGGCCGGTATATGGATTTACATGTGCAAAGAATTGTTTGAGATAGTTTTCCTGTGCGCGGATAGCAGTATCATTTACAACCGCTCCGCGTTTGCCATAGATATAGGAAAAGCTGCCGTTGTTTTCATCTTTTTCAGGATAACCGTTGCCCCAGAATGCAATGGGTGTAATAAAGATCCTGATATTCCTTTCTTTCAGTTTTGCCAGCAGATAATCGAATAGGTTGAGATGCTCGTTCAGGAGCAGGTTACCGTTGGCATCGGCAATCTCGGTATCCCAAACGTGTACGCGAAATGCATCCAGGCCAAGACGTGCAAAGTGATAAACATCGGCGTCGATCGCTTTTTTCAGATCAATTCCCAGCGCCTTGTGCGCGCGATAACCATGCGCAAAGGGTACAGTATAGTTAACACCAAAAAAGGCTGCTTCTTTGTTATCGGCTGTATAACGCAGTATTCCTTTTTTATCGACGTACACCAGTGGTTTTCCCGGCGCAGTTTTAACGTTGCGCTGGGAAAAGGCCGTTTGGTGCAAACCTATAAACAGTATAAAGAAAAGCATTACGGAACGAGCAAACATCCTATTCAATTAAAGTTAAGCAATCAAGGCAAGCCTGTTTAGCAGGTATGCACAATATGAAGATAACCGGCAGCATGGATTCTCCTTAAAGCTTTTGGCAAAAGGGTTTTACCGGAAAGCTTCGAGCGCTACAGTAGGTTTGCCTGTTGCATCGAAAGCGCCGAGCCCATACCCCTGCCAGGAATTATACGCCTGTGGTTCCCAATAGAAGAGACCGAGGCCTTTTTGTCCGGGCAGGTTATAGATCCTTTCACTCAGGTCTTCTATAAATCGCTTGCAACTGGCAGCGCTGGTAGCAGGCATGCCAACCTCTGACAATATAACTTCTTTACCATATTTCGCAGTAACGAATTTCATGGTAGCCTCACACTGTTTGTTCATCTCAGGCCAGGTAGTTGGCTCAGGATAAAGCGACATACCAATCACATCATACTTTGCATTGTTTGCAGTAAGTCCGTCGAACATCCAGCGAAAAAGTGAGCTATCATATCCATTGGAAATATGAACGATCACTTTTGCATTGCTATTCACTGCTTTTACCGCATCGTAACCCGATGAAATAAGACTGGCGAAGTTTGCCATATTCGATGAGGCACGGCCGATAGGCCATAACATACCATCATTGGTTTCGTTACCTACCTGTACCCAGTCGGCAGTGATACCATCTGCTTTAAGACTATTCAACACTTTGAAGGTATGGTTATACACAGAGTCCTTCAACACCGTGAAATTTGCGGCAGACCAGGCAGCAGGCATAACCTGTTGCGCAGGATCGGCCCACGAATCACTATAATGAAAAGCGATCATGAGTTTTAGTCCCAGTGCGTGCGCTCTCTTAGCCTTCGCGGTAACGTCTGCAAGGTTATTCCAGCCATCGGCAGGATTTACCCACACCCTTAACCTTATGGCTTTTACGCCAAGGTCTTTCATGAGCTGAAAACCATCTTTCGCTTCGCCGGCAGCATTATAGAATTTAATGCCTGAAGCTTCCATCTGAGTGATCCAGCTATTGTCCGTGCCCAACACCAGCGTATTGGTATAGTCGTGCGAAGCAGGTTCGCTGGAGGGCATGTCGTATTTTTTACATCCTGTAACCATTACCAGCAACAGGCTTGTCAGCATCCAAATATGTTTCATGTTCTACACGTGTTGATGGTTTATAATTTTTGAACAGACCAGGTATAGTTGCCTGCCTTGGTAAGATTAAGGGTTACTTTATAATTACCGGCGCCCTGCGGAGCGGTAAGGTTGCTGCCATCTACTTTGAGCTTATTATTATCGACGCCATAATTCAGCGTCCAGGCCTTATTGGCCCTGAACTTAAACGCACCTGTAGCTTTAATGGCTACTGAATTGTTTACCAGTGCGCCGGTAGCTTCGTCGTAAGTAAGCGGGATATCGGTATTCCAGTCATCGGCAACGGCGTCGCCAACAAGCGACCATGTAGTGGTCAATGCACTCCAGTCTTTTGTTTCTGTATTGGCATTAATTTTTACGAGGCCTGCAGCAGGCGCCCAAAAATTACCGGAAGCGCCAAGCGCCATTTTAGTATCGCTTACATAGCCGTAGGCATTATCCCAGTTCTGGGCCGTAAGGATCTTAAACAACAGGTCGGAAGATGTGGCAGGAAAATAAACATAGCCTTCGTAAGCCCCGTTAAAACCGGTATCAGCAAGTGGAATGGCAGTAGAAGCACTCCATGACTGGAAAGAACCGGACACCCATAATTTAGGATAGTCGGCGCCGGGATAAGGTGTTACATCAATAGATATCACTGCAGAATAAGTAGCGGGGATAGCAGAAGGATTGGTGGAAGTGCCATTTTGCTTCACCTCGGCCTTTACACGAACATCCAGTTTTCCTTTTACTTCTGCCGGAAGGCCTCTTCCCAAGGCAGCCGCATTCAATGCCGCCACAGTAACAGACGCGGTATGCATGTCATCGCCGATGACAGTGGTCTGTGGGTTTTCAAATTTACCTCCGGATACATCGAACTGGAGAGAGTAGGTAACTGCCGCATTGATACCGAAATTTACTTCCGACCAGGCGAAGGCTACCGCTTCGTTGTTCTTCTTAGTGCTATCGAGCACGATAGCGCTGATGCTGGACGTAAAAGAAGGAACTCCTGCCGGCACCTTATATACCGACAGCGATTCATCTTTTTTACAAGCGGCGAACAGCAGCAGTACTGACAGCAGGCCTATAATATGTTTTTTCATTTTCAACTTATTTAATTGCAAGCATTTCATAATTAATATTCACTATTCTGCTTCAGGTTGGGGTTGGCAATAAGATCGGCAGTAGGTATGGGGAACATGTTATATCTTTTGTTGACGCCAATACCTTGCGCCACGCCACCTTTCCAGGGCCATACATAGCTGCCATCGGTAAATTTGCCGAAACGGATAAGGTCTGTTCTGCGTTGTCCTTCCCAATAGAGCTCCCGGCCTCTTTCGGCAAGCAGGAAATCGAGGGTAAGCGCACCGGAGGCAATATTGCCGCTATTGTTGCCATAGGCTCTCTGCCGAAGCAGGTTTACATAATTCAAGGCATTGCTCAGAGAGCCACCGGAGCCCCCTCTTACCACAGCTTCTGCATACATCAGGTACACATCACCTAAACGGAACATGGGGAAGTCGGTATCGGTAAAGCGACCGGTAGGATCTTTACCCGCCTGACCGGTAGAGCTTTTATTTACAAACTTGGGAACAGCATAACCATTGGTAAAATCGCTCAGGCTCGTTATTTCGAGCGACTGCCCGTTTGTATAAAAGATGGCCCTTTTATCGGTTAGTCCTGTAGGATCGGCAAACTGGTTCACCATTGTTTTGGTAGCCCTCATACCGCCCCAGGTAGTAGACATGCCATAGTCGGCAGGGTTCATTTTACCGCCCAGTGCACAAAGAATAATAAAGGAAGTATTGCCATAAGACTGGGAAGTAACACCATCTGCTGCGATGGGGAAAATAATTTCACCGGTAAGGTTGTTATCGGTTTTAAAGAGGTTGGCATAAGAAGACGACAGTCGATACACCGGAGCGCCGATCAGCTTATTACAGTAGGTAATAGTTTCGGTATACCTAGCCGTACCGGTATAGATTGCACTATTCAGGTATATTTTAGCCAGCAGCATCCAGGCTGCTCCTTTATCAACACGGCCATATTCATTTGTACCGGGCTCGGGGAGCAGGTTTTCGAGTTCTTTCAATTCAGTTTCAACATAAGTGAAGATTTCGGACCTGGATTTTTGAGGAGGCTGGAAAAGGCCTACAGGGTCGTTTTCTGTAACAAAGGGTATATTTCCATACATATCCATGGCAACCCAGTAATAGAGGGCACGGAGAAAACGGGCTTCATATCTGTAGTTCTTAATATTGTTTCTTTCTGCTTCTGTGAAGCTGCTCATTTTGTCATCGGTCGTCTGGCGCAGAAACTCGTTACAGGAAGCGATACCAAAGAAAAGACGATCGTACATGATCTTGAGATACTTCCCATCGGGCGTCCAGTTCAGGTTGTGGTAAGCGAGTAAATCGCCGTCGTTCCAGCCAATTACAGCTTCTTCCGTTGTAAACTCCTGCAGCGACCACCAGGTACGCAGGAATACAACAGAACCTGCATCGGTAGTATACAAGTCGGCTAAAGAAGCATTCTCGTAATCCTGACCGCTAAGTGATAAGCCGCCATATAATTTGGCAAGCACACTTTTGATTTTGGCCGGATCTTTATAAACAGACTCAGAGGTCTCCTGCACATAAGG
The Filimonas effusa genome window above contains:
- a CDS encoding SusE domain-containing protein yields the protein MKKHIIGLLSVLLLFAACKKDESLSVYKVPAGVPSFTSSISAIVLDSTKKNNEAVAFAWSEVNFGINAAVTYSLQFDVSGGKFENPQTTVIGDDMHTASVTVAALNAAALGRGLPAEVKGKLDVRVKAEVKQNGTSTNPSAIPATYSAVISIDVTPYPGADYPKLWVSGSFQSWSASTAIPLADTGFNGAYEGYVYFPATSSDLLFKILTAQNWDNAYGYVSDTKMALGASGNFWAPAAGLVKINANTETKDWSALTTTWSLVGDAVADDWNTDIPLTYDEATGALVNNSVAIKATGAFKFRANKAWTLNYGVDNNKLKVDGSNLTAPQGAGNYKVTLNLTKAGNYTWSVQKL
- a CDS encoding membrane or secreted protein, whose protein sequence is MFARSVMLFFILFIGLHQTAFSQRNVKTAPGKPLVYVDKKGILRYTADNKEAAFFGVNYTVPFAHGYRAHKALGIDLKKAIDADVYHFARLGLDAFRVHVWDTEIADANGNLLLNEHLNLFDYLLAKLKERNIRIFITPIAFWGNGYPEKDENNGSFSYIYGKRGAVVNDTAIRAQENYLKQFFAHVNPYTGLSYTNDPDVIATEINNEPNHSGPLAGATSYVNRLAAAIRSAGWKKPVFYNISESPYYAAAIAAANIDGVSFQWYPTGLLANHALQNNVLPNVDNYAIPYDTIPAFKNKARMIYEFDAADVMQPIMYPAMARSFRTAGFQWATQFAYDPMYTAYCNTEYQTHYLNLAYTPAKAISLLIAGKAFHTLPLYKSYGAYPADTLFGATRISYHQQLSEWNTINEFYYTGNTATQPLNLPTLQHVAGTGSSPVVKYKGTGAYFLDKISEGVWRLELMPDVIALRDPFGKSSPSTELRRMEWNTQQVSVLLPDLGEGFSVSAASRESSTHPTVLQHTVALTPGTYILTANGKTFNGDKNTTVAGAVKLGEFAAPQPFSNSVFVNHTPFREAPAGQPLLLQATITSIPTSGLHHLPSIYIEGACKGGPWFNIRFQDQGNGIYTVTLPDSLLQPGRLDYRIVVHHDTNFIVFPGNYKGDPYAWDNLNNEYYHTNIAAPGATLSLIDVASDNDLFLVPSWPGLSFTSGATPAALAVCLKGNGTGADSVSAVSRVVAADIKARLSQHNNFSKVVIRARVVGAQSAVARVGLISSDAVSFAAHAKLAASFSDIELPLSSFQPAPALLLPRPYPGFMPWWFQAANAEAGGMAQQLSLQSLDRVEVSNYTGADNKTTSSPYTIEIESLWLKK
- a CDS encoding RagB/SusD family nutrient uptake outer membrane protein, with product MTINKYISIIAAAISLTAASCTKDLDRTPYVQETSESVYKDPAKIKSVLAKLYGGLSLSGQDYENASLADLYTTDAGSVVFLRTWWSLQEFTTEEAVIGWNDGDLLAYHNLNWTPDGKYLKIMYDRLFFGIASCNEFLRQTTDDKMSSFTEAERNNIKNYRYEARFLRALYYWVAMDMYGNIPFVTENDPVGLFQPPQKSRSEIFTYVETELKELENLLPEPGTNEYGRVDKGAAWMLLAKIYLNSAIYTGTARYTETITYCNKLIGAPVYRLSSSYANLFKTDNNLTGEIIFPIAADGVTSQSYGNTSFIILCALGGKMNPADYGMSTTWGGMRATKTMVNQFADPTGLTDKRAIFYTNGQSLEITSLSDFTNGYAVPKFVNKSSTGQAGKDPTGRFTDTDFPMFRLGDVYLMYAEAVVRGGSGGSLSNALNYVNLLRQRAYGNNSGNIASGALTLDFLLAERGRELYWEGQRRTDLIRFGKFTDGSYVWPWKGGVAQGIGVNKRYNMFPIPTADLIANPNLKQNSEY
- a CDS encoding glycoside hydrolase family 53 protein → MKHIWMLTSLLLVMVTGCKKYDMPSSEPASHDYTNTLVLGTDNSWITQMEASGIKFYNAAGEAKDGFQLMKDLGVKAIRLRVWVNPADGWNNLADVTAKAKRAHALGLKLMIAFHYSDSWADPAQQVMPAAWSAANFTVLKDSVYNHTFKVLNSLKADGITADWVQVGNETNDGMLWPIGRASSNMANFASLISSGYDAVKAVNSNAKVIVHISNGYDSSLFRWMFDGLTANNAKYDVIGMSLYPEPTTWPEMNKQCEATMKFVTAKYGKEVILSEVGMPATSAASCKRFIEDLSERIYNLPGQKGLGLFYWEPQAYNSWQGYGLGAFDATGKPTVALEAFR